TGTGACGAAAGCAACCGTTAACTTTGCGTTGGAAACGGCACATGTGGAATACAATTCGGCGGAAGTCACCATTTCCGATATGGTTCGAAAAGTTGAGGACCTTGGCTATCAAGCGGTTACGAAGGAAGAGCAGTCAGATGCGCAGCAAGACTACAGACAAAAAGAAATTACGCGGCAAAAAAGAAAATTTATTGTTTCTGTGATCCTATCCTTGCCACTGCTTTGGACGATGGTCAGTCATTTCTCATTTACATCGTTTCTTTGGGTTCCGGCGTTTCTGATGTATCCATTCGTACAATTTTTGTTTGCGACACCTGTGCAATTCATTATTGGCAAACAGTTTTATGTCGGGGCCTATAAAGCGCTCCGCAATAAAAGTGCAAATATGGATGTCTTGGTGGCACTCGGGACATCGGCCGCATACTTTTACAGCTTGTACATGACCGTGATTCATCTGAACGAGCCGTTCATGATGCAGGATACGTATTATGAAACAAGCGCAGTTCTCATCACCTTGATTATTCTCGGCAAGCTTTTTGAAGCGATGGCAAAAGGACGATCTTCCGAAGCCATTAAGAAGCTGATGGGCTTGCAAGCCAAAACCGCAATCGTCATGAGAAATGGCGAAGAAGTCAACATACCGGTCGAAGAAGTAGTCGTGAGTGATATTGTGCTGGTTCGCCCGGGAGAGAAAGTGCCTGTTGACGGCGAGGTAATCGACGGCAGGACTGCGATCGATGAATCGATGTTGACGGGAGAAAGCCTGCCGGTGGAGAAACAACCGGGCGATACGGTGATTGGGTCGACCGTCAACAAAAATGGCGTGATCAAAATCAAAGCAACAAAAGTTGGAAAAGAAACAGCATTGGCGCAAATCATTAAAGTGGTAGAAGAAGCGCAAGGATCCAAAGCTCCCATTCAGAGGGTTGCGGATGTCATTTCCGGCATTTTTGTTCCGATTGTCGTTGGGATTGCACTGCTTACATTTTTGATCTGGTATTTTTGGGTCGATCCGTATGCCTTTGCGAATGCGTTGGAAAAAGCAATTGCAGTCCTCGTTATCGCTTGCCCGTGTGCCCTTGGCCTTGCAACGCCCACATCGATCATGGCCGGGTCGGGAAGAGCCGCGGAACTTGGCATTTTGTTTAAAGGTGGAGAACATTTAGAGACAACACATAAGATCAATACCATTTTATTAGATAAAACAGGTACCATCACAAAAGGAAAGCCGGAACTGACAGATGTGATGCCGGAATCGCTGGAAGAATCAACACTTTTGTCACTTGTGGCAAGTGCCGAAAAAAATTCTGAGCACCCCTTGGCGGAAGCGATAGTTGCAGGTGCTGCCGACCGTGGGATCATATGCAAAGACACCAACGACTTCGAAGCGATTCCAGGTTTCGGAGTTCGCGCTCAGATCGATGGGCAAGATGTGATAGTCGGAACCACAAAATTAATGGAACGCTATCAAGTAGAAGTTTCGGAACATGCATCGGAACAAAAAACACAACTGGAGACGGCAGGGAAAACGGTCATGCTGGCTGCCGTTGACGGCAATTACGCCGGATTTGTGGCAGTCGCGGATACGGTCAAGGAAACATCCAAAGCGGCTATCCTGCGTCTGAAGCAGTTGGGAATTGACGTATATATGATTACGGGGGATAACGAACGAACCGCCAAGGCGATTGCAGAGCAGGTTGGCATTGACCATGTCCGGGCGGAAGTATTGCCGGAAGGAAAAGCGGCGGAAGTGGAAAAACTGCAGAAAGAAGGTAAGATCGTCGCGATGGTCGGGGACGGCATCAACGATGCGCCGGCACTTGCAAAAGCCGATATCGGGATTGCGATCGGCACAGGTACGGATATCGCGATGGAAGCCGCCGATGTCACGATCATGCGCGGAGATTTGCAAAGCATTCCGGATGCGATTCGGATGAGCAAGAAAACCATGACCAATATTCGCCAAAACCTGTTTTGGGCGCTGGTATATAATTCACTCGGGATTCCGGTTGCCGCGCTTGGATTTTTGGCGCCATGGATTGCCGGCGCCGCAATGGCATTCAGCTCCGTATCTGTCGTGTTAAATGCGCTGCGTTTGCAACGGGTTCGACTTTAGTTGTCGACCATGAATGGATACATCGAAATCCGAATATAGTAAATAACGGAATTTTTAAAGATCTACACTATGTGTGGAAGCGCGTCGGAAAATGGGTTTCCTAAAATTCAAGATTTGATAAAGAAGCAGGCATCAGACAACACTGTTTGCCTGCTGTTACTATTCGATCATGAGTATGAGTGTGTCGATAACGAGCCGTGTATTTTGTAGTATACTGTTAGAGAAATGCAATATTTGAATATTGAGGAGTAGTTATGAGGGTCTTCGCGAACATATGCATTCTCTTCCTTTTTTTTATTTTGCTGTTCAATGTATCAAGAAGTACATTGAACAGTAAAAATACTACAGGCATTTCAGCCGATATGACCAAGCAAAGCGCAACGAAAGAAAATAAGAATCCTTTCACCTTCTTAAAGGGTGTTCCATCGAAAAGTGATAAAAATAAACCGGTAACTTTGGATAATGCTAATAAAAAGGAAAAAGATACAAAAGAAACAATCGATTCTATCCGTATATCGAACATCGACAGAACAAATAAAAACGTTGATACATATGGTTACTTTCCAATTGATACGTATAAAGAATTCACAACAGAATCAAATGGCAATCGTTTTTTGAATCAATATATTGGAGAGAGGCTTGTTGAAGGTAACAATGTTTTTATTAAAAGTACCCAAATTGTAGTATCAAATCATACGTTAGATCATCAAGTAAGCTATGAATTATATACGATTCACAACAATCATGATATTCTCAAGGTGGGTTTTATTGATACGGCAGGAGAGGTATCATGGAGTCGTCTTTCAGAACCTGTACTGATGGGACAAATGCAAATAGGAAAAGACTATGATTTTCATTTAGATCAACACTCCCTTCTAGAAATAATCCCAAAATGGTTTGCAGACCTTGAAATATCCGGAACGAAATTTAATCGATGTTTAGCGGTTGATGAAGTTCGATTCATAAACTTTAATAGCAAAAAAACTCCGATTTTATTTAAAAGAACATATTACTGCAAGGGGATTGGCAGTGTATTGACCGTGATGAATCAGACGAATGGTCATGATTTAAATACTATTACAAAAAATGATAATTCCGTAGAATATTTTATTGGAATGGGAATCCAAGGCAATCAGTAAGTACTGAATTTTTCATTTTTGAAAAAAGGGTGAAGTGATCGATTCGATAGAAAAATTAAAATTGGCTTTAACACCAACCTCGTTAGAATATTTGAAAAATATAAGCGGAAAATTACATATTCATTTATGGGTAAAACGTGATGATTTAACGGTGATATCGTGACCGGCGGTAACAAAATTCGAAAATTAGAATATATACTAGCGGATGCAAAGGAAAAAGGCGCGGATACCATTGTAACAACGGGTGGTTTGCAATCGAATCACACGAAAATTACTGCCGCATTCGCCATAAAATTAGGATTTAAACCTATTCTATTGTTAAATGGTAGGGAACCTGAAGTCAAAAAGGCAAATCTGTTTATTAATGATCTATTAGGTGTCGAAGTACGTTATATACAAGTTGGAAACCAAAAAGAAATGAATCAGGCATTGGATATGGTGGCACGGAAATTAAAAGAAGAAGGGAAAAGACCATATGTCATCCCTGTAGGCGGTTCCAAAGGATTAGGTAGTCTGGGATATATCGATGCGTATCATGAGCTGGAATCGCAACGAAGGAAAATGAACCTGAACTTTGATTGGGAATTCATCACGACTGGATCTGGTGGCACATTTGCAGGAATCTATATGGGGCATCTCATTCATGGATCGGAATCAAAATTGGTTGGCGTGAGTCCTTGGCTTCCTGCTGGTGAGATTAGAGACCAGATCATCGACTGCATCAACGAGGGAGCAAAGTACATGGATCACTCGTTTCTACGTTATAGTAGTAAGGTGGATCCTTTGACTATACATATAGACGATCAGTTTATTGGAGAAGGATATGGGAAACCTACTAGAGCGGGAATGCATGCTCTCAAATTAATTGCTTTTACCGAAGGTATATTACTTGATCATGTTTACACAGCTAAAACGATGGCCTGTCTTCTTCATTATGTAGAAACAGGAATCATTGAAAAAAAAAGTAAATATTATTTTGGCATACTGGTGCCGCAGCAGGGCTGTTTACTTTAGACGAACAATGGAGCAACCATTAATGATGGAACAGCAACATGAGAAATGTGTAGAAATCTTTTCGATTAAACATGGTTCATTAAATGGAAAGCAAAAAATAAAAGCCGATGAATTCTTGAAGGAAACATCGGCTTCTTTTCATCACTTCAAATAGTTCCAAGGATTCACATAATTCATTTTTCCGTTAGTAATACCTGTTGCAACTGAAAAGTGCAAATGGGGACCGGTAGATTGCCCATCACTTCCAACAGCCGCAATTTTTTGCCCGGCCTTGACACGTTCGCCTGGCTTGACGAATAATCCGTTCCCGTACATATGACCATAGACGGACATCACTCCGCCTGGGTGTTGAATTACGATCCAATGTCCAAAGCCAGCAGCTGATCCCGCAAACAGGACAACTCCATCAGCTACTGCTGTAATGGGTGTATTCATTGGGGCAGCAATATCGATTCCATTATGAAACTCGTTAGCGCCTCCAAAATCACGCCAGCCATACTCTGATGAAATAACATGAGAGGATGGCAATGGCCATTGCCATGTACCAGTCCCTTGTTGGGATTGCGTAGTGTTGGAATCACCCTGGGATTGCTGTTGTATCGTTGTTTGGATCTGTGCAGCAATCTGATCGAGTGCGGCTTGGTCAGCAGCTAATGTTTTCTGTTCTTTTACACGCTCATTTTGAACCTGCACCAGGGCAGCTTGTTTCTGTTTTTTCTCTTGAACTTGCGTCTGCTTTAAAAGCATCAATTGTTGATATTGCTGTTGACGCTGTTGTTGATCGTTAGTCAACTGTACCTGTTGCTGGTTTAGTAATTGTCGTTTCTGCCTAACTTGATCCAGGATTTTCTTGTCCTGTTGTGCAATGATACTTAAAGTTGACAATCGATCCATAAAATCAGAAAAACTGGTGGAGGATACAATTACATCCAAATAGGAAATTGTTCCATTTTCATACATGACATGAATACGTTTTTTCAGCAAATCATTCTGCAATTCTAAGGCTTTTTGATTTTGTGCAATTTTATTTTTCATATCAGCAATATCCTGATCCATTTTTTTGAGATAATTTTCTGTATCAGAAATTTTTTGTTTTATCGTTAACAAATTACTACCAATGGAAGAAATTTGGTTCTCTAAAGTGTTCTCCTGACCTTTTAATTCATTGATGTGTTGTTGACGTTGCGATTGATTTTGTTGGATTTGTTGATATTGCTGTTTTATATCTTGAAGTTGGTCAGCAGCTGAAATGGATGGGAAAAATACTTCGGTTGCCAAAAACGAAAATAGGACAGTACTTGTAATAGACTTATATAATTTTTTCATTACAAAGCTTGTTTCCCCTTTCTTGTCAAAGTGCAGGTATATATTTCGACAAAAAATTCGCAACTCCTTTGAGATTTTTGTTGAATGACTACAAAATGTAGTTTAGAATGGCTTTATTCGGATCAAAACTAGTAAGAATAGATTCATTCATGGGAACTTTTGAGGGAATGGCAGATTAAGTTCGGGTTAATGAATAGAAATGACAAACAGGCTGAACATGATTTCTATTTTCATCAATTTAAGATAAAGTTGAGGGATTCAAGCATGAAAAAGAAATTCACATTTGTATTGGTTGGAGCTATACTAGCAGGGTTTCTTACTGGCTGTGGAACTAAAAGTGATCAGAAAATGGATCCTAATATGAAAGGTATAAATCATAGCAATATGCAAATGGATAATGGAAATAAAAAGTAAACAAAATTTTGTTTAAATGACAGGGTGTAATCCCTGTCTTTTTGTAGAACTTTACAGAAATTTGTTTGTTGTTTACTAAAATCTATCATGAATCGGGATATTAAATGGAACAGATTATTGAAACATGGGTTGTACAATTTCAATACATTGGCATGTTTTTTATATTATCGCTTGGAATCGTCGGTCTTCCCCTACCTGATGAAATTCTGATAACATTTATTGGATATCAAGCATCGCTTGGAAAACTTTCATTACTCGTTTCATTTATGGTTACGTTCTTTGGTTCCGTTCTGGGGATTTGCGGCAGTTATGCATTAGGAGTAAAATATGGCCTTCCATTGCTTCAAAAATATGGATCCAAATTCCGATTATCGGAAAGGAAAATCAAACAGACACAGCAGTTTTATATTCAATATGGTCCGTTTTTTGTAACTTTGGGTTACTTTATACCTGGTATACGTCAACTTGTTGGGTATTTGGCTGGAATTTCGAGGATCCGCTTTCGATCATTTCTTATTTTTGCATGTTTCGGTGGATTTTTGTGGTGTGCTCTTTTCCTAGGGTTAGGGTATGTGTTAGGTGGAAATTGGGTAATCATTGGCCAAATGCTATCTTCATATGGGGGATATTTTAGTGTAGGTATCCTATTCTTATTTGTAGGAGGCTTTTTATATTGGAGAATGTTTAAGTTGCTGGGAGAAAAGGTGACAAATAAAGGGGCGAAATCAATAATGAATTCCGGTATGCGCAAATTTTGGAAAGATATTTCAGATAATCCTCAGAAAACATACACGTATTCGACTATTTTTCTTTATATATATGTAACGGCGACTGGTGCATCCGTTATGGCACTGGAACTTGCCGCATCCAGATTTTTAGCTCCGTATTTTGGTACATCTATGATCGTTTGGGCGAATATTATTGGTCTGATTTTATTTTCTCTATCTTTGGGATATTTTATTGGCGGACATTTGGCTGACCGCCATCCAGATGGTCGTATTTTAATGTTGATAACACTTTCGGCAGGTGTTTGGTCGTCGGCACTACCTTTATGGGGGCACTTTATTTTCCGTTATTTATCGGCCGGGATTCTAGGAACACCTATTTTTACCAT
Above is a window of Fodinisporobacter ferrooxydans DNA encoding:
- a CDS encoding heavy metal translocating P-type ATPase; the encoded protein is MDQQLALKQSTLKISGMTCAACANRIEKGLKKTEGVTDANVNFALEQASVTFDPNQTSFEKMEQKVEQLGYKVVKDTAELQLSGMTCAACANRIEKGLNKLPGVTKATVNFALETAHVEYNSAEVTISDMVRKVEDLGYQAVTKEEQSDAQQDYRQKEITRQKRKFIVSVILSLPLLWTMVSHFSFTSFLWVPAFLMYPFVQFLFATPVQFIIGKQFYVGAYKALRNKSANMDVLVALGTSAAYFYSLYMTVIHLNEPFMMQDTYYETSAVLITLIILGKLFEAMAKGRSSEAIKKLMGLQAKTAIVMRNGEEVNIPVEEVVVSDIVLVRPGEKVPVDGEVIDGRTAIDESMLTGESLPVEKQPGDTVIGSTVNKNGVIKIKATKVGKETALAQIIKVVEEAQGSKAPIQRVADVISGIFVPIVVGIALLTFLIWYFWVDPYAFANALEKAIAVLVIACPCALGLATPTSIMAGSGRAAELGILFKGGEHLETTHKINTILLDKTGTITKGKPELTDVMPESLEESTLLSLVASAEKNSEHPLAEAIVAGAADRGIICKDTNDFEAIPGFGVRAQIDGQDVIVGTTKLMERYQVEVSEHASEQKTQLETAGKTVMLAAVDGNYAGFVAVADTVKETSKAAILRLKQLGIDVYMITGDNERTAKAIAEQVGIDHVRAEVLPEGKAAEVEKLQKEGKIVAMVGDGINDAPALAKADIGIAIGTGTDIAMEAADVTIMRGDLQSIPDAIRMSKKTMTNIRQNLFWALVYNSLGIPVAALGFLAPWIAGAAMAFSSVSVVLNALRLQRVRL
- a CDS encoding murein hydrolase activator EnvC family protein; the encoded protein is MKKLYKSITSTVLFSFLATEVFFPSISAADQLQDIKQQYQQIQQNQSQRQQHINELKGQENTLENQISSIGSNLLTIKQKISDTENYLKKMDQDIADMKNKIAQNQKALELQNDLLKKRIHVMYENGTISYLDVIVSSTSFSDFMDRLSTLSIIAQQDKKILDQVRQKRQLLNQQQVQLTNDQQQRQQQYQQLMLLKQTQVQEKKQKQAALVQVQNERVKEQKTLAADQAALDQIAAQIQTTIQQQSQGDSNTTQSQQGTGTWQWPLPSSHVISSEYGWRDFGGANEFHNGIDIAAPMNTPITAVADGVVLFAGSAAGFGHWIVIQHPGGVMSVYGHMYGNGLFVKPGERVKAGQKIAAVGSDGQSTGPHLHFSVATGITNGKMNYVNPWNYLK
- a CDS encoding 1-aminocyclopropane-1-carboxylate deaminase/D-cysteine desulfhydrase, which codes for MTGGNKIRKLEYILADAKEKGADTIVTTGGLQSNHTKITAAFAIKLGFKPILLLNGREPEVKKANLFINDLLGVEVRYIQVGNQKEMNQALDMVARKLKEEGKRPYVIPVGGSKGLGSLGYIDAYHELESQRRKMNLNFDWEFITTGSGGTFAGIYMGHLIHGSESKLVGVSPWLPAGEIRDQIIDCINEGAKYMDHSFLRYSSKVDPLTIHIDDQFIGEGYGKPTRAGMHALKLIAFTEGILLDHVYTAKTMACLLHYVETGIIEKKSKYYFGILVPQQGCLL